One segment of Brassica napus cultivar Da-Ae chromosome C3, Da-Ae, whole genome shotgun sequence DNA contains the following:
- the LOC125583079 gene encoding zinc finger BED domain-containing protein DAYSLEEPER-like, with amino-acid sequence MVPPMKEKFDKYWDEVSGVFAMAAVFDPRFKLSIVECCLGKLEMSTRDAKVKNLRKKLSILFESYDKKSKNNSTSTEPRGTASQKASDSGSMGLFMNYNDFFAFRQTSGIVSGKTPLEAYLEEPHLDFTNFQSLDILDWWKDNAHRYGDLAAMACDLLSIPIATVASESSFSIGSRVLNKYRSCLLSKNVQALICTRNWIKGYESYAHDEEVDGDGEEENLPSFESIVDGEGEDE; translated from the exons ATGGTGCCACCGATGAAGGAGAAGTTCGACAAATATTGGGACGAAGTCAGTGGTGTTTTTGCAATGGCAGCAGTCTTCGATCCACGGTTTAAGCTTTCTATTGTCGAATGTTGTTTAGGGAAGCTTGAAATGAGTACTCGTGATGCAAAGGTGAAGAATCTGCGTAAGAAGCTGAGTATTCTGTTTGAGTCATACGACAAAAAATCCAAGAATAACTCAACTTCCACTGAGCCTCGTGGGACTGCTTCGCAAAAAGCATCCGACTCAGGGTCAATGGGGCTGTTTATGAACTACAAT GATTTCTTTGCATTTCGCCAAACGAGTGGCATTGTGAGTGGAAAGACACCTCTAGAAGCTTATCTTGAAGAACCACATTTGGACTTTACTAATTTCCAGAGCTTGGACATCCTCGATTGGTGGAAAGATAATGCACATCGGTATGGTGATTTGGCTGCAATGGCATGTGATCTGCTAAGTATTCCAATCGCAACAGTGGCTTCAGAGTCTTCCTTCAGTATTGGATCGCGAGTTCTGAATAAATATAGAAGCTGTCTACTCTCAAAAAATGTGCAAGCTCTCATATGCACTAGGAATTGGATCAAGGGATACGAATCTTATGCACATG ATGAAGAAGTCGATggtgatggtgaagaagagaatTTACCATCATTTGAGTCCATTGTTGATGGGGAAGGTGAAGATGAGTAG
- the LOC106424827 gene encoding GDSL esterase/lipase At5g62930: MRPQIVLFGDSITAQSFRSGGWGSALADAYSRKADVVVRGYGGYNTRWALFLLHHIFPLGSLTPPVATTIFFGANDAALKGRTSDRQHVPVEEYKENIRTMVQHLKKCSPTMLIVLVTPPPIDESGRQSYAESIYGEKAMTEPERTNETTGIYAQHCVALAEELGLRSVNLWSKMQETNDWQRKYLSDGLHLTPEGNGVVYEEVSRVFREAWLSPDEMPFDFPHHSQIDGENPSKAFQERCL; the protein is encoded by the exons ATGAGGCCGCAGATAGTTCTGTTCGGCGATTCAATAACGGCGCAGTCGTTCAGATCCGGGGGATGGGGATCTGCTCTCGCCGACGCGTACTCTCGCAAAGCTGATGTGGTGGTGCGTGGCTATGGAGGCTACAACACCAGATGGGCTCTCTTCTTGCTTCATCACATTTTCCCTCTc GGATCTTTGACTCCACCTGTTGCTACGACCATATTCTTTGGTGCAAACGATGCAGCTCTCAAAGGAAGGACCAGTGATAGGCAACATGTGCCAGTGGAAGAGTACAAGGAAAACATCAGAACAATGGTTCAGCATCTCAAG AAATGTTCACCTACCATGCTAATTGTGCTCGTCACTCCACCACCAATTGATGAATCTGGACGCCAAAGCTATGCAGA ATCAATCTATGGTGAGAAAGCTATGACAGAGCCTGAGAGAACAAACGAAACCACAGGAATCTACGCACAACATTGTGTTGCGTTAGCCGAGGAACTCGGTCTGCGGTCTGTCAACCTTTGGTCCAAAATGCAGGAAACCAATGATTGGCAGAGAAAATACCTAAG TGATGGACTCCATCTCACGCCTGAAGGCAATGGTGTAGTTTATGAAGAAGTTTCAAGAGTGTTTAGAGAAGCTTGGCTCTCTCCTGATGAAATGCCGTTCGATTTCCCTCACCATTCTCAGATCGATGGTGAAAACCCATCCAAAGCTTTCCAAGAGCGTTGCTTATAA